The Patescibacteria group bacterium region TGCGGCCGGTTATGGGGTTAATCAAATTAGGCAGCGCTTTGATATAGGTGGATAATAATTTTGATAGTTCGCGGTAATCTTTGAGCAAAGGGATGATGGGATGTAATTCCCAAAGCTTGTTTAATTCATCTTCAGCGGTAGAAAATCCGGTTTTAGTCCTTTTTACGTTGTCGGTTGGTATGTCTAGTTTTTCAAATAAGATTTCTTTGAGTTGTTTCGTGGAATTGATATTGAATTTTTGGCCGGCCACCTCGTGGATTTTTTTCTCTAGTTCAGCTAGATTGCGGCTGAGCTTTTTATCTAAAACTTTGAGGAAGTTTTTATCAACCTTTATCCCCCAATTTTCCATATCAGCTAGAACCGTGACTAGGGGAAGTTCAATTTTGTTAAAAAGGTTTTCTAGCTTGGCTGTTTTTAGTTTCTTTTTAAATATTTTAGTCAAGCGAGCGGTGCAATCTGCGTCTTCGACAGCGTAGAGGGCCATCTTGGCGGGCGGAACCTCTGGCCAGGAAATTTTTTCTTTGCCTTTTCCTAGAAGGTTTTCTTTGCTTATTTTTTCCCATGACAACTCGGAGAAACTCAAAGAGTCTAAGCCATGTTGGCGATTTTCTGGATTTAGAAGATAAGAGGCGATCATGGTGTCAAAACTTAAACCGTTGATCTCAAGGCCCTGAGCCTGGAGGACCCGAAGATCAAATTTCAAGTTATGGCCGTATTTTTCAATTTCTTTATCTTTGAATATCGGTGCCAAGGCTTTGAGCCAGGGGTGTAAGTCCTGCGTTTTTTGGTCGGTAGCTTGATATGAAAACAAGTCTTTTTTGCCGGCCGTATTAATCTTTTTTTCTGGAGTGCGGAGACTAAGGAAATAGCCTTCGCCCGCTTGCCAGGAAAAACTTATACCTAGTAGCCCAGCAATTAGAGGGTCGAGGCCGCTGGTTTCCGTGTCAAAAGCAAAAGCCTTGGTTGTTTTTAATTTTTTTAAGAAATTATGGAATTCTTTATCCGAATCGATTAGGTGGTATTTTAATTTTTGGGAGTTACGCTGGAACTTAGCTTCGCCGTCTTGGTTGCCTTGCTCTTTAGGCTTGATATGATCACGTAATTCTTTAACTTTATTCAATAGGGATTTAAATTCTAAACGCTTAAAGAGTGATACGACTTCATCCAGATTAAAATTAGAGAAATTTATATTTTCCAATTTAAAGTTGATGGGAGCCTGGAGATTAATGGTCGCCAACTCTCGGGATAGAAAGGCTTCAGGCTTGTTTTCTTGGAGCCTTTCTAAGATCCTCAGCGGTATCTTAGGGTTTTTTTCTCTAACAGCCTGGTATAACTTATCTAAATCTTTGAATTCTTTTAATAGTTCGGTTGCTGTTTTTTCTCCGATGCCTTTAACTCCGGGGATGTTGTCACTGGGATCGCCGCGCAGGGCCTTATAATCTATGATCTGGTCGGGTTTTAATTCATATCTTTCAAAAACCTTAGCTTCATTATATATGACCGTATCATTTAGGCCGCGGCTCATGGTGTAGACTTCGGTTCTTTGGTCCACTAATTGCAAGGTATCCATGTCCCCAGTAATTATTATCTTAAGCAGGTT contains the following coding sequences:
- the polA gene encoding DNA polymerase I codes for the protein MKMKKLIIIDGNALIHRSFHALPPSLKTKDGLLVNAVYGFTSFLLKALLEFKPEYVVLTLDKKGPTFRHEAYSDYKATRTKAPDELYEQIPLVKEVADSLNISIFELSGYEADDLIGTICAQLKDEKNLLKIIITGDMDTLQLVDQRTEVYTMSRGLNDTVIYNEAKVFERYELKPDQIIDYKALRGDPSDNIPGVKGIGEKTATELLKEFKDLDKLYQAVREKNPKIPLRILERLQENKPEAFLSRELATINLQAPINFKLENINFSNFNLDEVVSLFKRLEFKSLLNKVKELRDHIKPKEQGNQDGEAKFQRNSQKLKYHLIDSDKEFHNFLKKLKTTKAFAFDTETSGLDPLIAGLLGISFSWQAGEGYFLSLRTPEKKINTAGKKDLFSYQATDQKTQDLHPWLKALAPIFKDKEIEKYGHNLKFDLRVLQAQGLEINGLSFDTMIASYLLNPENRQHGLDSLSFSELSWEKISKENLLGKGKEKISWPEVPPAKMALYAVEDADCTARLTKIFKKKLKTAKLENLFNKIELPLVTVLADMENWGIKVDKNFLKVLDKKLSRNLAELEKKIHEVAGQKFNINSTKQLKEILFEKLDIPTDNVKRTKTGFSTAEDELNKLWELHPIIPLLKDYRELSKLLSTYIKALPNLINPITGRIHTNYNQTVAATGRLSSNDPNLQNIPTKTEIGRQVRAAFVADQGYKLVSFDYSQIELRIVADIANDPTLIQAFRDNKDIHTITAAAINGVGLEEVTKKMRNEAKAVNFGIIYGQGPHGLSQGAGIPYFKAKEFIDKYFASYPKIKKLMDRTIELARRDGFVSTLFGRQRPLSDINSQIVMARKAAERMAINTPIQGTAADLIKMAMIKIHEMIKDKPEEIKLLLQVHDELIFEIRQDKIGFYAPKIKKAMEEVIKLKVPIIAEYSQGDNWGELK